A single Venturia canescens isolate UGA chromosome 1, ASM1945775v1, whole genome shotgun sequence DNA region contains:
- the LOC122408186 gene encoding uncharacterized protein translates to MSLVTDVATEQLLRMQAKLLRTLEQYLVWEHQCDTLIESLEAQVRLKQSRLGWHHAVTSQILRLECLKQVTRQRFIHWGGGVSNDCGLIWREIESAFENRLSTGAVINRDHIDPRKFLLDAFELVEKQVSAHNIRKYNSIKVNTSFNGEFSVGDKRAIKSINTGNVELFTTSDLREWYQKRVVEPTLKSLEEFQESDSSWTLTSITNLTVNINKYNALRAGCHIPMAKRILLKKVVVNVKSRDNACFGWAMTAALHLAEKNSDRISSYPHYSTIFNLQGINFPMTLDQIKRFEKLNNLLINVYNEKKDVILPVRVSKEKKERHVNLLYVEDVSECGIGHFAYINNLSRLVSSQLNTNEHRKYVCDRCLHYFATIEKLQSHEVDCGVLNDCAVRLPGEKVKWLEFTNANRKDRLPFVVYADLECILEKTSAEERERKTRSNIIASSALDIM, encoded by the exons ATGTCTCTGGTCACCGACGTTGCTACGgagcaattgctgcgtatgcaagcaaagcttcttcggacgttggagcaatatttgGTGTGGGAACATCAGTGTGATACACTTATCGAATCGTTGGAGGCGCAAGTTCGATTGAAGCAATCACGACTGGGATGGCACCACGCAgtcacttcgcaaatcttacgtctcgaatgtttgaaacaGGTAACACgtcaacgcttcatacattggggcggcggagtatcgaatgattgtggattaatatggcgagaaatcgagagcgcattcgaaaatcgcttgtcaaccggGGCTGTAATTAATCGTGATCACATCGACCCACGGAAGTTCTTACTGGATGCATTTGaacttgttgaaaaacaagtAAGTGCTCATAATATACGCAAGTATAACAGCAtcaaagtgaacacttcgttcaATGGAGAGTTCAGCGTGGGTGATAAGCGGGCGATTAAAAGTatcaacacgggaaatgttgaactttttacaACATCGGATCTGAGAGAGTGGTATCAGAAGCGAGTTGTGGAGCCGACTCTgaaatcgctcgaggagttccaggaGAGTGACAGTAGCTGGACCCTAACGTCAATAACCAATCTAacagtgaacatcaacaagtacaaTGCTTTGCGTGCGGGATGTCACATTCCAATGGCGAAACGCATACTCTTGAAGAAAGTAGTCGTGAATGTGAAATCACGAGATAATGCGTGTTTcggatgggcaatgactgctgcacttcatctagcagaaaaaaacagtgaTCGCATATCTTCATATCCGCATTATTCGACGATATTTAATCTCCAAGGTATCAACTTTCCTATGACGTTGGATCAAATtaagagatttgaaaaattaaacaatctCTTAATTAATGTgtataacgagaaaaaggaTGTGATTCTGCCAGTGCGGgtgagcaaggagaagaaagagcgacatgtcaacttgctttacgtcgaagacgtgtcagaatgtggaattggacactttGCTTACATCAATAATTTATCTCGGCTCGTCAGCTCACAACTCAATACTAATGAGCACCGGAAATACGTTTGCGATCG atgCCTCCATTACTTCGCAACCATTGAAAAGCTGCAGtcacatgaggtggattgcGGCGTACTCAACGATTGTGCTGTTCGACTACCGGGTGAAAAAGTCAAATGGCTGGAATTCACGAACGCCAATCGGAAGGATcgtctcccgttcgtggtatacgccGATCTCGAATGTATCTTGGAGAAGACCAGcgctgaagagagagagagaaaaacaagatcCAACATCATCGCGTCTTCAGCATTGGATATTATGTAA